A genomic stretch from Bacillus sp. N1-1 includes:
- a CDS encoding benzoate/H(+) symporter BenE family transporter gives MKNEQGNLLKHLNVNTISAGTLAAIFGCTGPALIVIGGAQNGGLTQAETISWLFAIYFFGGLLGLILSLKYKQPIAGAYSIPGAVLVAGALTHFSLSEAAGAYLVSGIIVFVLGISGLIGKVMHWLPVPIVMAMIVGAMIRFGTGMITSVEEAPLIAGTAILVYLVSSRFISKVPPILTAFLVAVLLALGMNQFQMGTMESSFILPGFVAPSFSIDAIFSISIPLALLVIGAENAQASGVLIAQDYKPPINAMTILSGVGGIITSLFGGHNANVAGPMTAICASEEAGKDKKGRYASVVVNGVLFVAFGLLAGVAVPFVTAMPSVLIGTVAGLAMIGVLLSSLQSAFSNPRFQIGSFFALVIGMSGVSFFNISSPFWAILGGVLVSLIIEKKDFDELKQNRKESARTHVETA, from the coding sequence TTGAAGAATGAACAAGGTAATTTACTTAAACATTTGAATGTCAACACCATCAGTGCCGGTACGCTTGCAGCCATCTTTGGATGTACCGGTCCAGCCTTGATTGTTATAGGAGGTGCACAAAACGGAGGATTAACTCAGGCAGAAACGATCTCCTGGTTATTTGCTATCTATTTTTTCGGTGGCTTACTAGGTTTGATTCTTTCTCTGAAATATAAACAGCCGATTGCAGGTGCCTATTCTATACCAGGCGCCGTCCTTGTAGCGGGTGCGCTTACTCATTTTTCTTTAAGTGAAGCAGCCGGTGCTTATCTTGTTTCAGGCATAATTGTCTTCGTCTTAGGGATCAGTGGATTGATCGGAAAAGTTATGCATTGGCTCCCTGTCCCTATCGTTATGGCAATGATTGTCGGCGCAATGATAAGATTCGGGACAGGCATGATTACATCTGTAGAAGAAGCTCCATTGATTGCAGGAACAGCCATCCTCGTATATTTAGTTTCATCAAGATTCATATCAAAAGTTCCCCCAATTTTGACTGCCTTCCTGGTAGCTGTTCTTCTGGCATTAGGGATGAACCAATTCCAAATGGGTACCATGGAATCAAGTTTTATTTTACCTGGCTTTGTAGCCCCTTCCTTCAGTATTGATGCTATTTTTTCCATCTCGATTCCTTTGGCTTTATTGGTAATAGGAGCGGAAAACGCTCAAGCCTCGGGTGTTTTGATAGCTCAGGACTATAAGCCGCCGATTAATGCCATGACTATCCTCAGTGGTGTTGGTGGAATCATTACTTCTTTGTTCGGTGGACACAATGCAAATGTAGCTGGTCCAATGACTGCCATCTGTGCCTCAGAAGAAGCAGGCAAAGATAAGAAAGGCCGGTACGCTTCAGTGGTCGTTAACGGTGTACTTTTTGTAGCATTTGGGTTATTAGCTGGAGTGGCTGTTCCATTTGTTACTGCAATGCCAAGTGTATTGATTGGTACCGTTGCTGGATTGGCGATGATTGGTGTTCTCCTAAGTTCCCTGCAATCGGCATTTTCTAACCCGAGGTTTCAAATAGGATCATTCTTTGCTCTGGTTATCGGTATGTCTGGAGTGAGTTTCTTTAACATCAGCTCACCTTTCTGGGCAATTTTAGGCGGTGTGCTCGTTTCCTTGATTATTGAAAAGAAAGATTTCGACGAACTTAAACAAAATAGGAAAGAATCTGCTAGGACTCACGTGGAAACTGCTTAA
- a CDS encoding enoyl-CoA hydratase-related protein, translated as MTTSTQYDHIRVEKNNEDKIATIVFDRPEKMNYISMVARSQFSEIFDDLNADDNVRVIIIKGEGNQAFSAGGSIPQFMETHAEELSHLAENVAAPERSPKPVIAQLQGYTFGVGFEIAMACDFRIAAEDTLLGLPEMNLGMIPGSGGTQRVARAVGLTRAKDMIMRARRIPAEEAYQWGLLTQVVEKERLEEEVTNVAKDLTRFSPLAQRVCKEVLNAAEEGSLSTGLQVEGRAYGMLRGTDDFKEGVEAFVEKRKPHFTGK; from the coding sequence ATGACAACGAGCACACAATACGACCACATACGAGTTGAGAAAAATAATGAGGATAAAATTGCGACAATTGTTTTTGATAGACCAGAAAAAATGAACTATATCAGTATGGTGGCACGATCACAGTTTTCTGAAATTTTCGATGATTTGAATGCTGATGACAATGTCCGGGTCATCATCATCAAAGGAGAAGGAAATCAAGCTTTCAGTGCAGGAGGAAGCATTCCACAGTTCATGGAAACCCATGCGGAGGAATTATCCCATCTGGCTGAAAATGTAGCAGCTCCTGAGCGTTCCCCTAAACCAGTGATTGCACAGCTGCAGGGTTATACATTCGGGGTAGGATTTGAAATTGCTATGGCATGTGATTTTCGGATTGCTGCAGAGGATACCCTTCTTGGCCTGCCTGAAATGAATTTAGGGATGATACCAGGAAGTGGGGGCACTCAACGTGTAGCACGTGCTGTCGGGTTGACTAGGGCCAAAGATATGATTATGCGTGCGAGAAGAATCCCGGCTGAGGAAGCATATCAATGGGGACTGCTCACTCAGGTGGTAGAAAAGGAAAGATTAGAAGAGGAGGTAACAAATGTAGCTAAGGATCTGACGCGTTTCTCACCGCTTGCTCAGCGAGTATGTAAAGAGGTATTAAATGCTGCGGAAGAAGGTTCATTGAGTACAGGATTACAAGTAGAAGGACGGGCTTATGGCATGCTAAGGGGAACAGATGATTTTAAAGAAGGCGTAGAAGCTTTTGTAGAAAAAAGAAAGCCCCATTTTACAGGGAAATAA
- a CDS encoding AMP-binding protein — protein sequence MNLAKLLEFAVERYPNKTAVVQGDTRLTYSQLDYKVSQVAASLQRIGIKQQDRVIVILKNRLENVLTYWALQKLGAIYTPINFRLSAKEVEYCVNDSEARAVVYEEVSQAPVLNAEYEERPILIGVHEVDGADIYFKELIERSPRSYEQPTVQDDDIALMLYTSGTTGKPKGVPRSNKNEYASAIAHIIQNHYTVGESTLGTMPLYHTMGMRSLLSIAFVNGKYVVLPDFDALDALKLLSEEKITCLYLVPTLYHDILSQPRFEEYDLTSLKKLGYAGASMTTALTEKCVKTFNPDVFVNHYGSTEVYTFTINANVIEKPGCAGKPGFHQNIRIVRADPTGEATHKDVLNKEEVGEIIASLDSSEAFKGYWNRPDATKKSIRHGWYYTGDLGYIDEDGDLHVMGRVDDMIISGGENIHPLEVEDVLAKNPKVSEVAIVGEEDNRWGQIVTAYVVPCHSSLSIQELDEYCKNHPKLSNFKRPRNYVFIKEIPKSPVGKILRRKLREGEFKLFDDEQVVH from the coding sequence ATGAATCTGGCAAAGTTACTGGAGTTTGCGGTGGAAAGGTATCCAAATAAAACGGCAGTTGTACAAGGAGACACACGATTGACCTATTCCCAGTTGGATTACAAGGTGTCTCAGGTGGCTGCCTCCCTGCAACGGATAGGAATTAAGCAGCAAGACCGGGTCATTGTAATATTGAAAAACCGTTTGGAAAATGTCCTTACTTATTGGGCTTTACAGAAGCTTGGTGCTATTTATACTCCAATTAATTTCAGGTTATCCGCCAAGGAGGTGGAGTATTGTGTGAATGATTCAGAGGCTCGAGCGGTTGTCTATGAAGAAGTAAGTCAGGCCCCTGTTTTGAATGCAGAATATGAAGAGAGGCCGATATTGATAGGAGTGCACGAAGTAGATGGGGCGGACATTTATTTTAAAGAGTTGATAGAAAGAAGCCCTAGAAGCTATGAACAACCAACTGTCCAGGATGATGATATTGCCCTTATGCTGTATACCTCGGGGACGACCGGAAAACCAAAAGGAGTACCACGAAGTAATAAAAATGAGTATGCTTCAGCTATTGCACACATTATACAAAACCACTATACAGTAGGCGAGAGCACGCTTGGAACCATGCCCCTTTATCATACGATGGGCATGAGATCCCTCTTATCTATCGCTTTTGTCAATGGCAAATATGTGGTGCTGCCAGACTTTGACGCTTTGGATGCCCTGAAATTATTAAGTGAAGAAAAGATTACTTGCTTATATTTAGTCCCAACACTATACCATGATATTTTGAGTCAGCCTCGATTCGAAGAATATGACCTTACTTCTTTAAAAAAATTGGGCTATGCTGGGGCATCCATGACTACTGCTTTAACAGAGAAATGTGTTAAGACCTTTAATCCTGATGTGTTTGTCAATCATTATGGGAGTACGGAAGTTTACACGTTCACTATTAATGCTAATGTGATAGAAAAGCCTGGCTGTGCCGGTAAGCCAGGGTTCCATCAAAATATACGTATTGTGAGAGCTGATCCAACTGGTGAAGCAACTCATAAAGATGTATTGAATAAAGAGGAAGTAGGAGAAATTATTGCTAGCCTGGATTCCAGTGAAGCTTTCAAAGGATATTGGAATCGCCCTGATGCTACCAAGAAATCGATTCGACATGGCTGGTATTATACAGGAGACCTTGGATATATAGATGAGGACGGAGATCTTCATGTGATGGGAAGAGTCGATGACATGATCATTTCAGGCGGAGAAAATATTCATCCATTAGAAGTGGAAGACGTTCTCGCCAAAAACCCTAAGGTATCAGAAGTTGCCATAGTCGGAGAAGAGGATAACCGCTGGGGCCAGATTGTAACCGCTTATGTCGTGCCCTGTCATTCATCACTTTCTATTCAAGAGTTGGATGAATATTGTAAAAACCACCCAAAGCTCTCTAATTTTAAGCGTCCACGCAACTATGTATTTATTAAGGAAATTCCTAAAAGTCCTGTGGGGAAAATCCTACGCAGGAAGCTCCGTGAAGGAGAATTTAAGTTATTTGATGATGAACAAGTAGTCCACTAA
- a CDS encoding (2Fe-2S)-binding protein: MTLAVQEIDVSINGKRYLELVESRMLLSDFLREICGQTGTHVGCEHGVCGACTIMLDDSAVRSCLIFAVQADGREIQTVEGLAKDGELTPLQKNFQENHGLQCGFCTSGILMAATDFMEKNPEADSQEIKEMLSGHLCRCTGYDGIVKAVEQTMEENRKSAKGLNA, from the coding sequence ATGACATTGGCTGTACAAGAAATTGATGTAAGTATAAATGGGAAAAGATATCTAGAATTGGTCGAATCTAGAATGCTTTTAAGTGATTTTCTTAGAGAGATTTGTGGCCAGACTGGTACCCATGTTGGCTGTGAACATGGCGTATGCGGAGCTTGCACCATAATGTTAGATGACTCAGCCGTAAGAAGCTGTTTGATTTTTGCCGTGCAGGCAGACGGCAGGGAAATTCAAACGGTTGAAGGGCTGGCGAAGGATGGGGAGCTGACTCCTCTACAGAAAAACTTCCAAGAAAACCATGGGTTACAATGCGGGTTCTGTACGTCTGGCATACTTATGGCTGCCACTGACTTTATGGAAAAGAACCCAGAAGCAGATAGTCAGGAAATAAAAGAGATGCTGTCTGGCCATTTGTGCAGGTGTACAGGTTATGACGGGATTGTAAAAGCAGTAGAACAGACCATGGAAGAAAATAGAAAATCCGCAAAGGGGTTGAATGCATGA
- a CDS encoding xanthine dehydrogenase family protein subunit M, with product MKPAKFEYHRPDNLPDALRLLEEAGFDGKVIAGGQSLVPIMNMRLATPECLIDINGLTDLDFIKYEGNVVKIGAMTRQSQIEASETINQKLPLLKEAVRFIGHVQTRNRGTVGGSIVHADPSAELPLVLMTLGGSVKISSGEEERSVDAEDFFLTYLTTDLMPTEILTEVHIPVWQGKTGHAFLEIARRHGDFALVAASCQIAIDRDGSIEKVRLALGGVEAIPFLIEDAQSLLGGKQLTDALIDQVAKVVEESVEPEGDLHASEEYRRHLAKVLTSRALWEAYEKAKGG from the coding sequence ATGAAACCGGCCAAGTTCGAATACCACCGGCCTGATAATCTTCCTGACGCGTTACGGTTATTAGAAGAAGCCGGCTTTGACGGAAAAGTGATTGCTGGAGGACAAAGTCTGGTTCCAATCATGAATATGCGTCTGGCCACTCCGGAGTGTCTTATTGACATCAACGGACTGACTGATCTGGACTTCATTAAATATGAGGGGAATGTAGTCAAAATTGGTGCCATGACTAGACAGAGCCAGATTGAAGCTTCTGAAACGATCAATCAGAAACTTCCTTTACTCAAAGAAGCAGTCCGGTTTATCGGCCATGTACAGACAAGAAATCGAGGAACAGTCGGAGGGAGTATTGTCCATGCGGATCCGAGTGCAGAGCTGCCTCTTGTGCTAATGACACTTGGAGGCTCAGTGAAAATTTCTTCTGGAGAAGAAGAGCGTTCAGTGGATGCAGAAGATTTTTTTCTTACGTACCTTACCACTGATTTGATGCCGACGGAGATATTGACAGAAGTCCATATTCCTGTCTGGCAAGGCAAGACTGGGCATGCATTTTTAGAAATCGCCCGGCGTCACGGGGATTTCGCACTGGTTGCTGCGTCATGCCAGATAGCAATAGACAGAGATGGAAGTATCGAAAAAGTTCGTTTAGCACTAGGTGGAGTGGAAGCGATTCCATTTTTAATAGAAGATGCCCAAAGCTTACTTGGCGGGAAACAGTTGACAGATGCTCTCATCGATCAAGTAGCTAAAGTTGTAGAGGAGTCTGTAGAGCCGGAAGGGGATCTACATGCTTCCGAAGAGTATCGGCGGCATTTAGCCAAAGTACTCACTTCACGTGCTTTATGGGAGGCATATGAAAAGGCGAAAGGAGGATGA
- a CDS encoding carbon monoxide dehydrogenase subunit G, with product MNGKGKLSLNAGIERSWQVLMDPNVLEGCIMGCEKLELIDENKYEAELAMGIAAVKGRYSSTIELTDLEKPKHYKLIVKGEGGPGTVEAVGNIDLVAEDETTTTLHYTYDAEVGGKVAMIGQRMLGGVAKMLIQDFFKKFKKELESTKQHT from the coding sequence ATGAATGGAAAAGGAAAGTTGAGTCTGAATGCAGGAATTGAAAGATCATGGCAAGTTTTAATGGATCCAAATGTACTCGAGGGGTGCATTATGGGATGCGAAAAACTTGAGTTAATTGATGAAAATAAATACGAAGCAGAACTGGCTATGGGGATTGCAGCAGTAAAAGGGAGGTATTCTTCTACCATTGAGCTGACCGACTTGGAAAAACCGAAGCATTACAAACTGATCGTAAAAGGAGAAGGTGGACCTGGAACTGTAGAGGCCGTCGGTAACATTGACCTTGTAGCAGAGGATGAAACCACTACTACGCTCCACTATACCTACGATGCTGAAGTAGGCGGAAAAGTGGCTATGATTGGCCAACGGATGCTTGGAGGAGTAGCGAAAATGCTCATCCAGGACTTCTTCAAAAAATTTAAAAAAGAGCTGGAAAGTACAAAACAGCATACTTGA
- a CDS encoding xanthine dehydrogenase family protein molybdopterin-binding subunit, whose amino-acid sequence MNQSIGNPVNRVEDARLLTGQGKYIDDIGTPANTAHAAILRSTYPHAEIVSIDTAEAEQEPGVKAVITGEQIKQYMKPFSVGVSAPVKYYPIAIDKVRYVGEPVAVVLAKNRYIAEDALGKIKVKYEAQKPIVDIEQSLEPDAPLLHENVGSNIANHRTFDYGEVDEAFEEADHIIKHKYNFPKYSATPVETYGILANYENSEDRYTINANFHGPFIIQAVMAQALGIPGNKLRIIVPKDIGGSYGIKAGAFPYMVLLAIASRIASCPVKWIEDRQEHLSASSSGTDRVTYIEAAVKNSGKVTGVRMKMIDNVGAYIRAPEPACLYRTHANSTGAYDIPNLHIEAIATMTNKLPTGLIRGYGGQELYFPLERLMQRVAKELDKDPADVIRENLIKKHQFPYKTASGGMYDSGDYERGFELALETGKYTEFRKKQQEARKKGKIFGVGLANIVEPSGSNMGYITVALTPEERASSLPKSGCAEAATVSMDPTGSVNVRISTTPSGQGHETVAAQIISDVLGISMEKVNVVAELDTSTSAWSIASGSYSSRFASLGSSAVFYAAHKVRSKVFKIAAHQLQVEEKELDLKGGSIFVKNDPDKKYSLKRAVGTAHWNPLALPEGMEPGIYETYYYTAKNTEPPDDQDLINSSVTYGFVSDLVTVEIDPDTADVEIIDYVTIHDAGKLLNPKIVDGQIYGGLAHGLGGALYEELAYDEKGQFLTGSFMDYLCPTAPEMPKVTIKHIETPSPITPLGAKGLGEGNTMSAPVAVANAVSDALSPYNIEIDTLPLSPNYIWGLLSESEIYQNQKEVNA is encoded by the coding sequence ATGAATCAATCTATAGGTAATCCCGTTAATAGAGTAGAAGATGCTCGTTTGTTAACCGGGCAGGGGAAGTACATCGATGATATTGGTACACCTGCCAATACAGCTCATGCTGCTATATTAAGAAGTACGTATCCCCATGCTGAAATTGTTTCGATAGACACGGCGGAAGCTGAACAGGAACCTGGTGTGAAAGCTGTTATAACAGGAGAGCAAATCAAACAGTATATGAAACCTTTCAGTGTTGGTGTAAGCGCTCCTGTGAAATATTATCCTATCGCTATTGATAAGGTCCGTTATGTTGGAGAGCCGGTAGCAGTAGTTTTGGCTAAAAACCGTTATATTGCTGAAGATGCTCTGGGCAAGATCAAGGTGAAATATGAAGCTCAAAAGCCGATTGTGGACATCGAACAGTCCCTGGAACCTGATGCTCCTCTGCTTCATGAAAATGTCGGTTCTAATATCGCCAATCATCGTACTTTCGATTATGGGGAAGTCGATGAGGCATTTGAAGAAGCAGATCACATTATAAAGCATAAATACAACTTTCCTAAGTACTCTGCGACTCCAGTAGAGACTTATGGCATCCTGGCAAATTATGAGAATAGTGAAGATCGTTATACCATCAACGCAAACTTTCACGGCCCTTTCATCATTCAGGCAGTGATGGCACAAGCGTTAGGCATTCCTGGTAATAAACTCCGTATCATCGTCCCAAAAGATATTGGCGGTAGTTATGGAATAAAAGCTGGGGCATTTCCTTATATGGTGCTGTTAGCTATTGCCAGTCGAATTGCCAGTTGCCCTGTCAAATGGATAGAAGACCGTCAAGAGCATCTATCAGCAAGCTCCAGTGGGACGGACCGAGTCACTTATATCGAAGCAGCTGTAAAAAACAGCGGCAAGGTGACGGGGGTCAGAATGAAAATGATCGACAATGTCGGTGCTTATATACGAGCTCCTGAGCCTGCATGTTTGTACCGTACGCATGCCAATTCGACCGGGGCTTACGATATTCCTAATCTTCATATTGAAGCAATCGCGACCATGACCAACAAATTACCGACCGGGCTGATCAGAGGATACGGTGGGCAAGAGCTTTATTTTCCTTTGGAAAGGTTGATGCAGCGGGTTGCTAAAGAACTGGATAAGGATCCTGCAGATGTCATAAGAGAAAACTTGATTAAGAAACATCAGTTTCCCTATAAGACGGCCTCCGGAGGAATGTATGACAGTGGTGATTATGAACGTGGATTCGAGCTTGCTCTTGAGACCGGTAAATACACCGAATTTAGAAAGAAGCAGCAAGAAGCAAGAAAAAAAGGCAAAATCTTCGGAGTAGGCCTTGCAAATATCGTAGAGCCTTCGGGATCCAACATGGGGTACATCACGGTTGCTTTAACCCCGGAAGAAAGGGCTTCTTCCCTTCCTAAATCTGGTTGTGCCGAAGCAGCAACCGTATCCATGGATCCTACAGGCAGTGTCAATGTAAGAATAAGTACGACACCATCAGGGCAAGGTCATGAAACAGTGGCAGCTCAGATTATATCCGATGTTCTGGGTATATCGATGGAAAAAGTCAATGTAGTTGCGGAATTAGATACCTCGACAAGCGCCTGGTCGATTGCATCGGGCAGTTATTCCAGCCGCTTTGCCTCCCTAGGATCCAGTGCTGTATTTTATGCAGCTCATAAAGTGAGATCCAAGGTTTTTAAGATAGCGGCCCATCAACTTCAGGTGGAAGAAAAAGAATTGGATTTAAAAGGAGGTAGTATTTTTGTTAAAAACGATCCTGATAAAAAATATTCTTTAAAACGTGCTGTTGGTACTGCCCATTGGAACCCTTTGGCGCTGCCTGAAGGAATGGAACCAGGGATCTATGAAACGTATTATTATACTGCCAAAAACACGGAACCACCTGATGATCAGGACTTGATCAATTCTTCGGTCACATACGGATTTGTCTCTGATCTGGTGACCGTAGAAATTGATCCCGATACAGCGGATGTAGAGATTATCGATTACGTGACAATTCATGATGCAGGAAAGTTGTTGAACCCAAAAATTGTTGACGGGCAAATATATGGAGGACTTGCTCATGGACTTGGTGGCGCCTTATATGAGGAATTGGCTTATGACGAAAAGGGACAGTTTTTAACAGGATCCTTTATGGATTATCTTTGCCCGACTGCTCCTGAAATGCCGAAAGTCACTATTAAGCACATAGAGACTCCTTCCCCGATTACTCCACTTGGAGCAAAAGGGCTTGGGGAAGGCAATACAATGAGTGCCCCTGTAGCTGTCGCCAATGCAGTAAGTGACGCACTCTCACCTTACAACATTGAAATCGATACACTTCCACTAAGTCCGAATTATATATGGGGACTCTTATCTGAGTCGGAGATTTACCAAAATCAAAAAGAGGTGAATGCATAA
- a CDS encoding nucleotidyltransferase family protein: protein MGKRGEKEGGSIIDKVRKKEVWGVILAAGLSKRMGTAKMILHYKGSTLIRSVIEQALQSSLNEVVVVVNPEVAGLVNEVRIPGVHKVVANRRAEKGLSTSVQAGLKALPDHVEAALFLLGDQPYITDIEINKVIDRFKNSRNSPIYQSSYFGVRGHPVLFQRKLFGELFHVSGDEGGRSVIKKYDQQVQLVEMGTNHLFDIDTKSDYEKVLSEEVC, encoded by the coding sequence ATGGGGAAACGAGGAGAAAAGGAAGGAGGAAGTATCATTGACAAAGTAAGGAAAAAAGAAGTCTGGGGCGTCATTTTAGCTGCTGGATTATCCAAACGGATGGGGACTGCTAAAATGATACTTCATTATAAAGGAAGTACATTGATTCGCTCTGTCATCGAGCAGGCACTCCAATCCTCCCTTAATGAAGTGGTAGTGGTAGTAAATCCGGAAGTAGCGGGATTGGTTAATGAAGTAAGAATACCTGGTGTGCATAAGGTGGTAGCCAACAGAAGGGCAGAAAAAGGACTGTCAACATCCGTCCAAGCAGGTTTAAAAGCTCTCCCTGATCATGTAGAGGCTGCTTTATTCCTACTCGGAGATCAGCCTTATATAACAGACATTGAAATCAACAAAGTCATAGATAGATTTAAAAATTCCCGGAACTCCCCAATCTATCAATCTTCATACTTTGGGGTAAGAGGCCACCCTGTATTATTCCAAAGGAAACTATTCGGAGAATTGTTCCATGTATCAGGTGATGAAGGTGGAAGGTCAGTTATTAAAAAATACGATCAGCAAGTTCAATTAGTAGAGATGGGAACCAATCATTTATTCGATATTGATACTAAAAGTGACTATGAAAAAGTGTTGAGTGAGGAGGTTTGCTAA
- a CDS encoding XdhC family protein — protein MLPIYEEIKRCLVEGKKGVLGTIIRTEGSTYQKVGAKCFLSEDGFLTGLVSGGCVEGDIAEHAKAVLDTGQPKKVFYDFRDTGDDLWGLGLGCNGSIEIYLEPFEPTQDSSKDIEESFSRAFDHPLCHIIIISSDSSSPSGSKRIFMDEKSKVDTIRDERIRQAYVDRLEEKKTGLYIDEKLEVFFEFVIPDPHVIVFGAGPDAVPLVNGVKQLNWRVSVIDHRPEYVSRNHFPNAHELIVSSKRKIPEISLNEQSFIVIMTHHFEQDQLILNELLGAPTGYIGILGPRKRSYQLLEGISRDTGISEHELLNFFSPIGLDIGAKTPEEISYSIIAEMINVFREGNGISLKMTKGPYIWGNEEKRKEEVSLTK, from the coding sequence ATGCTTCCAATCTATGAAGAAATAAAACGGTGCCTTGTAGAAGGGAAAAAAGGAGTCCTGGGGACAATCATTCGGACGGAAGGATCAACGTACCAAAAAGTTGGTGCGAAGTGTTTCCTTAGTGAAGATGGTTTTCTCACAGGTCTTGTAAGCGGAGGATGTGTAGAGGGGGATATAGCTGAACATGCAAAGGCAGTTCTGGATACTGGGCAACCCAAAAAAGTTTTTTATGATTTCCGAGATACAGGAGACGATTTATGGGGACTTGGTCTTGGATGCAACGGTTCGATTGAAATATACTTAGAGCCGTTTGAACCAACACAAGATTCTTCTAAGGATATCGAAGAATCTTTCTCTCGCGCGTTCGATCATCCGTTATGTCATATCATCATCATTTCCTCTGATAGTAGTTCACCATCTGGTAGTAAACGAATATTTATGGATGAAAAATCCAAAGTCGATACAATCCGAGATGAACGAATCAGGCAAGCTTACGTTGATCGTCTCGAGGAAAAGAAAACAGGTCTTTATATAGATGAAAAATTAGAAGTTTTTTTTGAGTTTGTTATCCCAGATCCCCATGTCATTGTGTTTGGTGCAGGACCGGATGCAGTACCTCTTGTAAATGGTGTGAAACAGCTTAATTGGCGAGTTTCTGTGATTGACCATCGCCCGGAATATGTCAGTCGCAATCATTTTCCAAATGCTCATGAATTGATTGTAAGCTCAAAAAGGAAAATTCCGGAGATTTCATTGAACGAACAATCATTTATTGTCATCATGACCCACCATTTTGAACAGGATCAGTTGATACTAAATGAGCTGCTGGGAGCACCGACTGGTTATATTGGTATTTTGGGACCAAGGAAGCGCTCGTACCAGCTGCTGGAGGGAATTTCTAGGGATACAGGTATTTCTGAACACGAACTGTTGAATTTTTTTAGTCCGATTGGGCTTGATATTGGAGCGAAAACTCCTGAAGAGATTTCGTACAGCATTATAGCTGAAATGATCAATGTCTTCCGTGAGGGAAATGGTATTTCCCTGAAAATGACAAAAGGACCTTATATATGGGGAAACGAGGAGAAAAGGAAGGAGGAAGTATCATTGACAAAGTAA
- a CDS encoding helix-turn-helix domain-containing protein → MLIVDNDKQSRQEFCSIIQDSKYNFLSIYESSTADRALFLLKQNKPGCMIIDLSLPDMNGIQLGRTALEMYPDLPVIVVTHLKMFSLVQDAINAGFSAYLLKALSKTELIETFERVLTPELSKQVNTMMNRAQGELVSDLSKPIESAIHIIQERYNESLTLKGVSDQVYLSPSYFSRMFKDETGKSFVEYLAFVRLQKAKTMLRLSSLPIEVIANNTGFSTAGYFATTFKKHVEITPSEYREQFYWTEEPPLIKA, encoded by the coding sequence GTGTTGATTGTAGATAATGATAAACAAAGTCGACAAGAGTTCTGTTCCATTATTCAAGACAGCAAATATAATTTTCTATCCATCTACGAATCTAGTACAGCAGATCGCGCCTTATTTCTGTTGAAACAGAACAAGCCAGGGTGCATGATTATTGATTTGTCCCTGCCTGACATGAATGGTATTCAACTGGGGAGAACGGCTTTGGAAATGTATCCGGATTTGCCGGTCATTGTAGTGACTCATTTAAAAATGTTCAGTCTTGTTCAGGATGCCATCAATGCAGGATTTTCTGCGTATTTACTGAAAGCGCTTTCTAAGACGGAGTTGATTGAAACTTTTGAGAGAGTGTTGACTCCTGAACTGAGCAAACAAGTAAATACCATGATGAATAGGGCGCAAGGGGAGTTAGTTTCAGACTTAAGTAAGCCGATTGAGAGTGCTATTCATATCATTCAAGAACGATATAATGAATCCCTCACATTAAAGGGGGTTTCCGATCAAGTTTATTTGAGCCCTTCCTATTTCAGTAGAATGTTCAAAGATGAAACTGGAAAGAGCTTTGTTGAGTATCTTGCTTTTGTCAGGTTGCAAAAAGCAAAGACGATGCTTCGTTTGTCATCACTTCCTATTGAAGTTATTGCAAATAATACTGGATTTTCGACTGCAGGTTATTTTGCTACCACATTCAAAAAGCATGTCGAAATCACACCTAGTGAATACCGCGAGCAGTTCTATTGGACGGAGGAACCACCTCTGATTAAAGCTTGA